Proteins from a genomic interval of Xanthomonas sp. AM6:
- a CDS encoding ShlB/FhaC/HecB family hemolysin secretion/activation protein has protein sequence MFQSNKALAFAPLTLCILAGLDVASAQSAPPAGPDAVAAQAAAPPPAQRVNINEYLVRGNTVLAARDIEKAVSAYLGPGRTLQDVEAARGALQAAYQGKGYQSVYVDLPEQQVSGGVVILQVTETRIGQVSVSGAEHNGSDALRERVPALRPGSVPDFEQAQVQLAALNRTAKRQVVPLVKQGQADGTMDVDLKVQDKSPWRFGATLNNDHSADTEPLRSILTIGHDNLWQKEHVASLTFFAAPQDLDQANVWSGSYAMPLGSPDWTLEFSGYKSDSNVVSIGDTNVTGKGHALGAKLVRSLPMTGAWWHQLSIGVEFKDLDESVAMVGMPSDFAPLKYAPVTFAYNGFRQGDKHHLSVGLQTVFGTRSLLGYGSSDDEFDWKRAHADGSFFAVKADLSDTYTMENGAQWFARISAQLTDQPLVSGEQFAAGGMYTTRGYRSAEGIGDYGGLATIEWRSRPLALWDLQDWRVYGFLDGAWLGLRRPLAEQDDASSMAAIGVGTSFRVTEHFNVRLDYGHTLTDGPTTTKDADRLHISVGANY, from the coding sequence ATGTTCCAATCGAACAAGGCGCTTGCGTTCGCGCCATTGACCCTGTGCATCCTGGCCGGCCTCGACGTGGCCAGTGCACAGTCGGCGCCGCCGGCAGGGCCGGACGCCGTGGCGGCGCAGGCCGCTGCGCCGCCGCCGGCGCAGCGCGTCAACATCAACGAGTACCTGGTGCGCGGCAACACGGTGCTGGCGGCCCGCGACATCGAAAAGGCGGTCTCCGCGTACCTGGGGCCGGGACGGACGTTGCAGGACGTGGAAGCGGCGCGCGGCGCGCTGCAGGCGGCCTATCAGGGCAAAGGCTACCAGTCGGTGTACGTGGACCTGCCGGAACAGCAGGTCAGCGGCGGCGTGGTGATCCTGCAGGTGACCGAAACGCGCATCGGTCAGGTCAGCGTGAGCGGCGCCGAGCACAACGGCAGCGACGCGCTGCGCGAGCGCGTGCCCGCGTTGCGGCCGGGCAGCGTGCCCGACTTCGAGCAGGCGCAGGTGCAGCTGGCGGCGTTGAACCGCACCGCCAAGCGCCAGGTGGTGCCCCTGGTCAAGCAAGGCCAGGCCGACGGCACCATGGACGTGGACCTGAAAGTGCAGGACAAATCGCCTTGGCGGTTCGGCGCCACGCTCAACAACGACCACAGCGCCGACACCGAGCCGCTGCGGTCGATCCTCACCATCGGCCACGACAACCTGTGGCAGAAGGAGCACGTGGCGTCGCTGACGTTCTTCGCCGCGCCGCAGGACCTGGACCAGGCGAACGTGTGGTCCGGGTCCTACGCCATGCCGTTGGGCAGCCCGGACTGGACGCTGGAGTTCTCCGGCTACAAGTCCGACAGCAACGTCGTGTCCATCGGCGACACCAACGTCACCGGCAAGGGGCATGCGCTGGGCGCCAAGCTGGTGCGTTCGCTGCCGATGACCGGCGCTTGGTGGCACCAGTTGTCGATCGGCGTGGAGTTCAAGGACCTGGACGAGTCGGTGGCGATGGTCGGCATGCCGTCGGACTTCGCCCCGCTGAAGTACGCGCCGGTGACATTCGCCTACAACGGCTTCCGGCAGGGCGACAAGCACCACCTCAGCGTCGGCCTGCAGACCGTGTTCGGCACGCGCAGCCTGCTGGGCTACGGCAGCAGCGACGATGAGTTCGACTGGAAGCGCGCGCATGCCGACGGCAGCTTCTTCGCGGTCAAGGCCGACCTCAGCGACACCTACACGATGGAGAACGGCGCGCAATGGTTCGCGCGGATCTCCGCGCAGCTGACCGACCAGCCGCTGGTGTCCGGCGAACAATTCGCCGCCGGCGGCATGTACACGACCCGCGGCTACCGTTCCGCCGAAGGCATCGGCGACTACGGCGGCCTGGCCACCATCGAGTGGCGCAGCCGCCCGCTCGCGCTGTGGGACCTGCAGGACTGGCGCGTCTACGGCTTCCTCGACGGCGCCTGGCTGGGATTGCGCAGGCCGCTGGCCGAGCAGGACGACGCATCGTCGATGGCGGCGATCGGCGTGGGCACCAGCTTCCGCGTCACTGAACACTTCAACGTCCGCCTCGACTACGGCCACACGCTGACCGACGGGCCGACCACGACCAAGGACGCCGACCGCCTGCATATCAGCGTTGGCGCCAACTACTGA
- a CDS encoding DUF2341 domain-containing protein, translated as MQRLITLLLFLLGMLMLGAAHAETPWWQADWKYRKPITIDAGPQGAALGGNVGRVPVLIRLHSGNFAFDGLADGGKDIRFVGSDGRTILNHQIEQYDANLAMALIWVDVPAVNGTGAQTIWMYYGNPNAPAAGNGQLAFDPDYTAVYHFAEAGAEPRDTTAYANHAAGELAAAEGAVIGRGALLAGQPMRLPGSPSLATTAGGAMTFSAWIKPEQLGANQAIYARREAGNALLVGLDNGVPYVQIGQSRSVAVPPLKAGQWAHVALVASEGAAILYVGGREAARIDAALPAFGGEALIGGDAAAAAAAAASPADSVAPTAAVAPANPFAGAIDEVRLSKVARPAAVLLADASAQGADSRLTAFGEDEQTAGVSHFGFILKAMPVDAWVVVIVLGIMLLLSWAIMVAKSRYFGAVAKANAAFTQQYKKVVGAPVATLQDLEKQGAIGAQIRDTSTLWRLYRIAMDELQGRQARGAHGLSAAAITSIRASMDAEVTREAERMTKRMNWLSTTIEGAPYIGLFGTVIGIMLVFAVAAMAGAVDINSVAPGMAAALLCTAAGLGVAIPALFGYNWLASRSESIAADMSVFVDEFTARLAEEFDRPGSPAPHASVQA; from the coding sequence ATGCAACGCCTGATCACCCTGTTGTTGTTCCTCCTGGGCATGTTGATGCTCGGCGCGGCCCATGCCGAAACCCCGTGGTGGCAGGCGGACTGGAAGTACCGCAAGCCGATCACGATCGACGCCGGTCCGCAGGGCGCGGCGCTGGGCGGCAACGTCGGCCGGGTGCCGGTGCTGATCCGCCTGCACAGCGGCAACTTCGCCTTCGACGGCCTGGCCGATGGCGGCAAGGACATCCGCTTCGTCGGCAGCGACGGCCGCACCATCCTCAACCACCAGATCGAGCAGTACGACGCCAACCTGGCCATGGCGCTGATCTGGGTGGACGTGCCTGCCGTCAACGGCACCGGCGCGCAGACGATCTGGATGTACTACGGGAATCCGAACGCGCCGGCGGCGGGCAACGGCCAGTTGGCGTTCGACCCGGACTACACCGCGGTCTACCACTTCGCCGAAGCGGGCGCCGAGCCGCGCGACACCACCGCCTATGCCAACCATGCGGCGGGCGAGCTGGCCGCTGCGGAAGGCGCGGTGATCGGGCGCGGCGCGCTGCTCGCCGGACAGCCGATGCGCCTGCCGGGATCGCCATCGCTGGCGACCACCGCCGGCGGCGCGATGACCTTCTCGGCGTGGATCAAACCGGAACAGCTGGGCGCCAACCAGGCCATCTACGCGCGCCGCGAAGCGGGCAATGCGCTGCTGGTCGGTCTCGACAACGGCGTGCCGTACGTCCAGATCGGCCAGAGCCGCAGCGTCGCCGTGCCGCCGTTGAAGGCGGGCCAATGGGCGCATGTTGCGCTGGTCGCCAGCGAAGGCGCGGCGATCCTGTACGTAGGCGGACGCGAGGCCGCGCGCATCGATGCCGCGTTGCCAGCGTTCGGCGGCGAAGCGCTGATCGGCGGCGATGCCGCCGCTGCCGCCGCTGCCGCCGCGTCGCCGGCCGATTCGGTCGCGCCCACCGCCGCCGTCGCGCCGGCCAACCCGTTCGCAGGCGCGATCGACGAAGTGCGCCTGTCCAAGGTCGCCCGTCCCGCCGCCGTGCTGCTGGCCGATGCCAGCGCGCAGGGCGCCGATTCGCGCCTGACCGCGTTTGGCGAGGACGAACAGACCGCCGGCGTAAGCCACTTCGGCTTCATCCTCAAGGCGATGCCGGTCGATGCCTGGGTGGTGGTGATCGTGCTGGGCATCATGCTGTTGCTGTCGTGGGCCATCATGGTCGCCAAGAGCCGCTACTTCGGTGCGGTGGCCAAGGCCAACGCCGCGTTCACCCAGCAGTACAAGAAGGTCGTGGGCGCGCCGGTCGCCACGCTGCAGGACCTGGAGAAGCAGGGCGCGATCGGCGCGCAGATCCGCGACACCTCCACGCTGTGGCGGCTCTACCGGATCGCGATGGACGAACTGCAGGGCCGCCAGGCGCGCGGTGCGCACGGGCTGTCGGCGGCGGCCATCACCTCGATCCGCGCGTCGATGGACGCGGAGGTCACCCGCGAAGCCGAGCGCATGACCAAGCGCATGAACTGGTTGTCCACCACCATCGAAGGTGCGCCCTACATCGGCCTGTTCGGCACCGTCATCGGCATCATGCTGGTGTTCGCGGTCGCGGCGATGGCCGGCGCCGTCGACATCAACTCGGTGGCGCCCGGCATGGCCGCCGCGCTGTTGTGCACGGCCGCGGGCCTGGGCGTCGCGATCCCGGCGCTGTTCGGCTACAACTGGCTGGCGTCGCGCTCCGAGTCCATCGCCGCCGACATGTCGGTCTTCGTCGACGAGTTCACCGCACGCCTGGCCGAAGAGTTCGACCGTCCCGGCTCGCCGGCGCCGCACGCGTCGGTCCAGGCCTGA
- a CDS encoding biopolymer transporter ExbD encodes MARPKRFGIKKREKGINVTPFVDVLLVVLVIFILTSNATIPGIQVNLPKASSSMALEKPKTKAITVDNAGQIFLDAFPVSLSELEDRLRSEKAVNPEFPVIVRGDAQVQYARVVEVLDLLRKVEISQVGLVTGKPQG; translated from the coding sequence ATGGCCAGGCCCAAGAGATTCGGTATCAAGAAACGCGAGAAGGGGATCAACGTCACCCCGTTCGTCGATGTGCTGCTGGTGGTGCTGGTGATCTTCATCCTGACCAGCAACGCGACCATTCCCGGCATCCAGGTGAACCTGCCCAAGGCCAGCTCGAGCATGGCGTTGGAGAAGCCGAAGACCAAGGCCATCACCGTCGACAACGCCGGCCAGATCTTCCTGGACGCCTTTCCGGTCAGCCTGTCCGAACTGGAAGACCGGCTGCGCAGCGAGAAGGCGGTCAATCCGGAGTTTCCGGTGATCGTGCGCGGCGACGCGCAGGTGCAGTACGCGCGCGTGGTCGAGGTGCTGGACCTGCTGCGCAAGGTGGAGATCAGCCAGGTCGGGCTGGTCACCGGCAAGCCTCAGGGGTGA
- a CDS encoding energy transducer TonB, which yields MTSSHPGRGRPTRPWPRWLPAVLASIGLIAALGFLAWYLLFKDAASTRRPVADTPMVMLPPPPPPPPPEPEPEPEPEKEPEETMPEPEPLEEAPKPAEEAPTPDTADPVTMDADAQAGTDNFGIQSGSGGGMSGAGAGGGGGNASYGRYLGYVLQQAVSRDERIRRLAFQLTVHVWLDGSGALTRVELLRGSGNQEADEAVLAVIRAVGRVDEIPPASLKFPARVLVQGRRPAG from the coding sequence GTGACTTCCTCCCACCCCGGTCGCGGCCGACCCACGCGTCCATGGCCACGCTGGCTTCCGGCGGTCCTGGCCTCCATCGGCCTGATCGCGGCGCTGGGCTTTCTGGCCTGGTACCTGCTCTTCAAGGACGCCGCGAGCACGCGGCGCCCGGTCGCGGACACGCCGATGGTGATGTTGCCGCCACCGCCGCCACCGCCGCCGCCGGAACCGGAGCCCGAACCGGAGCCGGAGAAGGAACCGGAAGAGACGATGCCCGAACCCGAACCGCTGGAAGAAGCGCCCAAGCCGGCCGAGGAAGCGCCCACGCCGGACACGGCGGACCCGGTGACCATGGACGCCGACGCGCAGGCCGGCACCGACAACTTCGGCATCCAGTCCGGCAGCGGCGGCGGCATGAGCGGCGCCGGCGCCGGCGGGGGCGGCGGCAACGCGTCCTACGGCCGCTATCTGGGCTACGTGCTGCAGCAGGCGGTCTCGCGCGACGAACGGATCCGCCGGCTGGCCTTCCAGTTGACGGTGCACGTGTGGCTGGACGGTTCCGGCGCACTGACCCGCGTCGAGCTGTTGCGCGGCAGCGGCAACCAGGAAGCCGACGAGGCGGTACTCGCCGTCATCCGCGCCGTCGGGCGCGTGGACGAGATTCCGCCGGCCTCGTTGAAATTTCCCGCGCGCGTGCTGGTGCAGGGACGGCGTCCGGCCGGATGA
- a CDS encoding putative porin has translation MRGLHTTAVATGIGLVLFAAGAQAQNAKGGESTMIKLIRGLIDSGALKPDVGQALLAEAQREAGSAAAASAIAAQPGDVRVPYIPDTVRDGIRDEVKAQVMAQAKAERWAAPEQVPEWTQRLRVQGDVRVRNESRLYSERNSDIEVDWSRINAGSGYDINENTNLNLPPLRNTREDRNNSWRIRARIGVVADLGEHTRAGVRLASGSDDGPVSTTQTLGGGLAKKDAWLDQAWLSWSPVDWMEIVGGRFGNPYWSTDTLFSNDLNFDGIAFKYADEVGPDGLSLFATLGLTPLEYSSDGFPSTSQNKMQSENKWLNGLQVGADWAFGNEQKLRAAVAYYDFRNVAGELSQPCALYAGADHCSTDWSRPAFMQKGNTLMLLRDIALDPLDPANTPLPQYVGLASEFELLDVNLKWETPAFAGYGVRLEANWLQNLAYDPAEMWKRANGGIVTNLGAAAGAVAGPQDIRSGDTAYLAQATFGNLALKQSGDWNAWLGYKRIEADALPDGFNDSNFHLGGTNAKGYYLGASYMFDRNVWLSGRWMAAKEVTGAPLSIDLFQLEVNAGF, from the coding sequence TTGCGCGGACTGCACACCACCGCTGTCGCCACCGGTATCGGCCTCGTCCTCTTCGCCGCGGGCGCGCAGGCGCAGAACGCCAAGGGCGGCGAAAGCACGATGATCAAGCTGATCCGCGGCCTGATCGACAGCGGCGCGCTGAAGCCGGACGTGGGGCAGGCCCTGCTGGCGGAAGCGCAGCGCGAGGCCGGATCGGCCGCAGCGGCCTCGGCGATCGCCGCGCAGCCGGGCGACGTGCGGGTTCCGTACATCCCGGACACCGTGCGCGACGGCATCCGCGACGAAGTCAAAGCCCAGGTCATGGCACAGGCCAAGGCCGAGCGCTGGGCGGCGCCGGAGCAGGTGCCGGAGTGGACGCAGCGCCTGCGCGTGCAGGGCGACGTGCGCGTGCGCAACGAATCGCGCCTGTACTCCGAGCGCAACAGCGACATCGAGGTCGACTGGAGCCGCATCAACGCCGGTTCCGGCTACGACATCAACGAGAACACCAATCTCAACTTGCCGCCGCTGCGCAATACCCGCGAGGACCGCAACAATTCCTGGCGCATCCGCGCGCGCATCGGCGTGGTCGCCGACCTGGGCGAACACACTCGCGCCGGCGTGCGCCTGGCGTCGGGCAGCGACGACGGCCCGGTGTCCACCACGCAGACCCTGGGTGGCGGCCTGGCCAAGAAGGACGCATGGCTGGATCAAGCGTGGCTGTCCTGGTCGCCGGTCGACTGGATGGAGATCGTCGGCGGCCGCTTCGGCAATCCCTACTGGTCCACCGACACCCTGTTCTCCAACGACCTGAACTTCGACGGCATCGCGTTCAAGTACGCCGACGAAGTGGGGCCCGACGGCCTGTCGCTGTTCGCCACGCTGGGCCTCACCCCGCTGGAGTATTCGTCCGACGGTTTCCCCAGCACCAGCCAGAACAAGATGCAGAGCGAGAACAAGTGGCTCAACGGCCTGCAGGTGGGCGCGGACTGGGCGTTCGGCAACGAGCAGAAGCTGCGCGCGGCGGTGGCCTACTACGACTTCCGCAACGTCGCCGGCGAACTGTCCCAGCCCTGCGCGCTGTATGCCGGCGCCGACCACTGCAGCACCGACTGGTCGCGTCCGGCGTTCATGCAGAAAGGCAATACGCTGATGCTGCTGCGCGACATCGCGCTGGATCCGCTGGACCCGGCCAACACGCCGCTGCCGCAGTATGTGGGCCTGGCGTCGGAGTTCGAACTGCTGGATGTCAACCTGAAATGGGAGACGCCCGCGTTCGCCGGCTACGGCGTGCGCCTGGAAGCGAACTGGCTGCAGAACCTGGCCTACGACCCGGCCGAGATGTGGAAGCGCGCCAACGGCGGGATCGTCACCAACCTGGGCGCAGCGGCGGGCGCCGTCGCCGGACCGCAGGATATCCGCAGCGGCGATACCGCCTATCTGGCACAGGCCACGTTCGGCAACCTGGCGCTCAAGCAGTCTGGGGACTGGAATGCGTGGCTGGGCTACAAGCGGATCGAAGCCGATGCGCTGCCCGACGGTTTCAACGACTCCAACTTCCATCTGGGCGGAACCAATGCCAAGGGCTACTACCTCGGCGCCTCCTACATGTTCGACAGGAACGTCTGGTTGAGCGGCCGCTGGATGGCGGCCAAGGAAGTGACCGGCGCGCCGTTGTCGATCGACCTGTTCCAATTGGAAGTCAACGCCGGCTTCTGA
- a CDS encoding SapC family protein, with translation MTSETMDDASTPPTDHAASAPPHPATPPPLPASPWPMFYRRPVLLSSHEHADWRVRPAGVGFAAHSHSVPVVAGEFAAASRSYPLVFAGGDYMPMALLGLQADSNRFADGNDWKAGAYVPAYVRRYPFVFVQMNEPEGYALAIDADADMVVASGEEGLPLFEGGQPSELTRQALQFCETFTREDRATRQFTAQLAAQGLLLERTANITFPDGRKASIDGFHVVDTEKFATLSEEVIVQWHRNGWLSLVHFHLASLARFTDLMAS, from the coding sequence ATGACTTCCGAAACAATGGACGACGCATCCACACCGCCGACGGACCACGCCGCCAGCGCGCCGCCTCACCCCGCCACGCCGCCGCCGCTGCCGGCTTCTCCATGGCCGATGTTCTATCGCCGGCCGGTGTTGCTGTCCTCGCACGAACACGCGGATTGGCGGGTCCGCCCGGCCGGCGTGGGCTTCGCCGCGCACAGCCATTCGGTCCCGGTGGTGGCCGGCGAGTTCGCCGCGGCCTCGCGTTCCTACCCGCTGGTCTTCGCTGGCGGCGACTACATGCCGATGGCGTTGCTGGGGCTGCAAGCGGACAGCAACCGCTTCGCCGACGGGAACGACTGGAAGGCCGGCGCCTATGTTCCCGCCTACGTGCGCCGCTATCCGTTCGTGTTCGTGCAGATGAACGAACCGGAAGGCTATGCGCTGGCGATCGACGCCGATGCCGACATGGTGGTTGCGTCCGGTGAGGAGGGACTCCCCTTGTTCGAAGGCGGCCAGCCCAGCGAGCTGACCCGGCAGGCGCTGCAGTTCTGCGAAACCTTCACCCGAGAAGACCGGGCGACCCGGCAGTTCACCGCGCAACTGGCCGCACAGGGCCTGCTGCTGGAGCGCACCGCCAACATCACCTTCCCCGATGGCCGCAAGGCCAGCATCGACGGCTTCCATGTGGTGGATACGGAAAAGTTCGCCACGCTGTCGGAGGAGGTCATCGTCCAATGGCACCGCAACGGATGGCTGTCGCTGGTGCATTTCCATCTGGCCTCACTGGCGCGCTTCACCGACCTGATGGCGAGTTGA
- a CDS encoding sensor domain-containing diguanylate cyclase, whose amino-acid sequence MIGKHRRYLAQRVALHLFVTAAWAMLVASEYSSLRDARSTALRTAQTSSLNLASSLAQHTSDSFAIAETVLSGIVARVETGNTEPKALHTFLVEEANRSDRVHAIFVYDAAGNWVNSSLPGGPRHHNNSDRAYFRHHKAHNNAMAFVGHPIQSRSDGSWIVTLTRRINNPDGSFGGVVLASIRVEYFKRFHSTFDVGQRGSIAIIHDDGTIVSRHPGDESLSGSSIAGTPIHRTMQTLHRGWVIYMSPLDGVERISGFAQARPYPLSVLAGVSSSEVLAPWRELAVRRSIITLVGCVLFVGLGIWLDQQLRRMHASETKLSTEAWIDTLTGIYNRRGFDHKLRRALQQSEAVHSPVSLLMIDIDHFKLYNDTYGHVNGDACLRQVGQAMASCALRPHDAAARYGGEEFALVLPFTDQAGAEKLAEQVRAAVRALNLPHASSPTSSHVTVSIGVACASMEDQRWSAAELVGRADAALYRAKQAGRDRVST is encoded by the coding sequence ATGATAGGCAAGCATCGAAGGTACCTGGCCCAACGGGTGGCGCTGCACCTGTTCGTCACCGCGGCGTGGGCGATGCTGGTCGCCTCGGAGTACTCGTCGCTGCGCGATGCCAGAAGCACGGCGTTGCGCACCGCCCAGACCAGCTCGCTGAACCTGGCCAGTTCCCTCGCCCAGCACACCAGCGACTCGTTCGCGATCGCCGAGACCGTGCTGTCGGGCATCGTCGCGCGCGTGGAGACCGGCAACACCGAGCCGAAGGCGCTGCACACCTTCCTGGTGGAGGAAGCCAACCGCTCCGACCGCGTGCACGCCATCTTCGTCTACGACGCGGCCGGCAACTGGGTGAACTCGTCGCTGCCGGGCGGGCCCCGGCACCACAACAATTCCGACCGGGCCTACTTCCGGCACCACAAGGCCCACAACAACGCCATGGCGTTCGTCGGCCATCCGATCCAGAGCCGGTCCGACGGCTCGTGGATCGTCACTCTGACCCGGCGCATCAACAATCCCGACGGTTCCTTCGGCGGCGTCGTGCTGGCCAGCATCCGCGTGGAGTACTTCAAGCGCTTCCATAGCACCTTCGACGTCGGCCAGCGCGGCTCGATCGCCATCATCCACGACGACGGCACCATCGTCTCGCGCCACCCCGGCGACGAGAGCCTCAGCGGCAGCAGCATCGCCGGCACGCCGATCCACCGGACGATGCAGACCCTGCACCGCGGCTGGGTCATCTACATGTCGCCGCTGGACGGCGTGGAGCGCATCTCCGGATTCGCCCAGGCGCGGCCGTATCCGCTATCGGTGCTGGCCGGCGTGTCCTCCAGCGAAGTGCTCGCGCCATGGCGCGAACTGGCCGTGCGCCGCTCCATCATCACCCTCGTGGGCTGCGTCCTGTTCGTCGGCCTCGGCATCTGGCTGGACCAGCAACTGCGGCGCATGCACGCCAGCGAGACCAAGCTGAGCACGGAAGCGTGGATCGACACGCTCACCGGCATCTACAACCGCCGCGGCTTCGACCACAAACTGCGGCGCGCGCTGCAGCAGAGCGAAGCCGTGCACTCGCCCGTCTCGCTGCTGATGATCGACATCGACCACTTCAAGCTCTACAACGACACCTACGGACACGTGAACGGCGACGCCTGCCTGCGCCAGGTGGGCCAGGCCATGGCCTCCTGCGCACTGCGGCCGCACGACGCCGCCGCGCGCTACGGCGGCGAGGAATTCGCGCTCGTCTTGCCGTTCACCGACCAGGCCGGCGCGGAGAAACTGGCCGAACAGGTGCGCGCGGCGGTGCGCGCCCTGAACCTCCCGCACGCCTCCAGCCCGACGAGCTCCCACGTGACGGTGAGCATCGGCGTCGCATGCGCGAGCATGGAGGACCAACGCTGGTCGGCCGCGGAACTGGTCGGCAGGGCGGACGCGGCGCTGTACCGGGCCAAGCAGGCGGGGCGAGATCGGGTTTCCACCTAG
- a CDS encoding ParD-like family protein, with product MGIVNIDDELHDQLRRACTVTSRSINAQANFWIKIGMLCELHPELSFQDLVARELRAAGVQPQALTPGRA from the coding sequence ATGGGCATCGTCAACATCGACGACGAGTTGCACGACCAGCTGCGCCGCGCCTGCACGGTGACCAGCCGCTCCATCAATGCGCAGGCCAACTTCTGGATCAAGATCGGCATGTTGTGCGAACTGCATCCGGAACTTTCGTTCCAGGACCTGGTGGCGCGCGAGCTGCGCGCGGCCGGGGTGCAGCCGCAGGCGTTGACGCCGGGGCGGGCGTGA
- the map gene encoding type I methionyl aminopeptidase has product MIKRPDELALMAESGRLLAQVFHALDQLPLEGRSTLQINDFVERMIVDELGARPASKGQYGFPFVLNASIDDVVCHGVPAAGDVLRGGQIVNLDITLEKNGYIADSSTTYLVGEVAYPARRLVHTAYQAMWKGIAAVRPGARLGDIGHAIARHAREHGYSVVKEYCGHGIGREMHEDPQILHYGHAGTGLELQEGMVFTIEPMLNQGRAAIRSEPEQWPVHTRDGKLSAQFEHTVAVTRTGVRVLTLRPGERPLCRVE; this is encoded by the coding sequence GTGATCAAGCGGCCGGACGAACTCGCATTGATGGCCGAGTCCGGCCGGCTGCTGGCGCAGGTGTTCCATGCGCTGGACCAGCTGCCGCTGGAAGGCCGCAGCACGCTGCAGATCAACGACTTCGTCGAACGGATGATCGTCGACGAGCTGGGCGCGCGGCCGGCCAGCAAGGGCCAGTACGGGTTCCCGTTCGTGCTCAACGCGTCGATCGACGACGTGGTCTGCCACGGCGTGCCCGCGGCCGGCGACGTGCTGCGCGGCGGCCAGATCGTCAACCTGGACATCACCCTGGAGAAGAACGGCTACATCGCCGATTCCAGCACCACCTATCTGGTCGGCGAGGTGGCGTATCCGGCGCGGCGGCTGGTGCACACGGCCTACCAGGCGATGTGGAAGGGCATCGCCGCGGTGCGCCCGGGCGCGCGCCTGGGCGACATCGGCCACGCCATCGCCCGCCATGCGCGCGAACACGGCTACAGCGTGGTGAAGGAGTATTGCGGGCACGGCATCGGCCGCGAGATGCACGAGGACCCGCAGATCCTGCATTACGGCCACGCCGGCACCGGGTTGGAGCTGCAGGAAGGCATGGTGTTCACCATCGAGCCGATGCTCAACCAGGGCAGGGCGGCGATCCGTTCCGAGCCGGAGCAATGGCCGGTGCACACCCGCGACGGCAAGCTGTCGGCGCAGTTCGAACACACGGTGGCGGTGACGCGCACGGGCGTGCGCGTGCTGACGCTGCGGCCTGGAGAAAGGCCGCTATGCCGGGTGGAGTGA
- a CDS encoding LysR family transcriptional regulator, with translation MDIEDLRTFVEVADAGGVSPAARRLGLAKSIVSRRLLRLEEELGIQLLARTTRGAAVTEAGATFREHAARICAEMDVARETIVPAGDLRGRLRIAAPLTFGPTHLAPVLAELARRHPALQVHACYSDRYIDLVAEGFDCAIRLGYLPDSSLIARRVAPMHGSLVATPDYLREHGEPDTPEALLAHEALMQGTEAWRLTDGDRMITLHPRGRFKADNGAALAAAALAGLGIAALPDFLIADHIASGALVRVLSNYPLPVAGLYVVRPPAAHPARKIRVLTDLLIEHFG, from the coding sequence ATGGACATCGAGGATCTCCGCACCTTCGTCGAGGTGGCCGATGCCGGCGGCGTGTCGCCGGCCGCGCGCCGCCTGGGCCTGGCCAAGTCCATCGTCAGCCGCCGCCTGCTCCGGCTCGAGGAGGAACTGGGCATCCAGCTGCTCGCCCGCACCACCCGCGGCGCGGCCGTCACCGAGGCCGGCGCCACCTTCCGCGAACACGCCGCGCGCATCTGCGCAGAGATGGACGTGGCGCGCGAGACCATCGTCCCGGCCGGCGACCTGCGCGGCCGCCTGCGCATCGCCGCGCCATTGACCTTCGGCCCCACCCACCTGGCGCCGGTGCTCGCCGAGCTGGCGCGCCGGCATCCCGCGCTGCAGGTGCATGCCTGCTACAGCGACCGCTACATCGACCTGGTCGCCGAGGGCTTCGACTGCGCCATCCGGCTCGGCTACCTGCCCGACTCCAGCCTGATCGCGCGCCGCGTGGCGCCGATGCACGGCAGCCTGGTGGCCACCCCCGACTACCTGCGCGAACACGGCGAACCGGACACGCCGGAGGCGCTGCTGGCGCACGAAGCGCTGATGCAGGGCACCGAAGCCTGGCGGCTGACGGACGGCGACAGGATGATCACCCTGCACCCGCGTGGGCGCTTCAAGGCCGATAACGGCGCCGCGCTGGCCGCCGCCGCCCTGGCCGGGCTTGGCATCGCCGCATTGCCGGATTTCCTGATCGCCGACCACATCGCCTCCGGCGCGTTGGTGCGGGTGCTGAGCAACTATCCCCTGCCCGTGGCCGGCCTGTACGTCGTCAGGCCACCGGCCGCGCACCCGGCGCGCAAGATCCGCGTGCTGACCGACCTGCTGATCGAACACTTCGGCTGA